In Zingiber officinale cultivar Zhangliang chromosome 6A, Zo_v1.1, whole genome shotgun sequence, a single genomic region encodes these proteins:
- the LOC121997809 gene encoding uncharacterized protein LOC121997809, protein MEIRVEKIEESDIPKKPRSLDLQSIYVKRPRSSERKSSVKKEVSVREVENKAPQKKLGSPFEEDGVVLPKSRKKNKKEVFLSSLVPTSKRQPNSSNAPKSNKDHISSVNRSNDTSNRSVTTDNLQGTNADAQHLANDLYSQLSGKTDGAYVTDVSKNKVFMSDSFLAPKRRRGISNSRKCKDPLSLETEISNPCHAKTNTDVQDNESIDKDDLNQKALNDKKRKKKKKVEECDMSGSHKDDSAPSTSAEHLSFIKDENRKAGNRKDHVKMSEQMNLRNRARSADNSVNSVPVSQYDEENLEENAARMLSSRFDPNCTDFCAKRLKGAADSANDIYFSQSNTERMKGSQGKVCSVGSAGRTLRPRRHNGKSFARKRRHFYEVFLRDMDPHCLVKQRIRVFWPLDQNWYFGLIKGYDPVTRLHHVKYDDRDEEWINLQKERFKLLLFPSEVSSKFNFGKPGLEKENKEAEEVDTEESSYLGSLAESEPIISWLARTTRRATSCPSNTTKIHLRVSPLKDTGPSLLLEPPKGNIRMSQLDMRSNNLLPNCKESDQLYDWNINGISERKRSIDSEEKKLPYVYFRKRFRNKKEDFKTKLTQHAVDCDQGGLASISSTVNSMAPVWEVKEKLTLVNFQQVIFELNLPLQCTLNFTSQCQSFGLFRSLYIADHGELVCGWPDVHMEVFFVDDIPGLRFILFEGCLKRSISLFCLIIKILNQHVEKYNFTDSEIPCSSIVLCISRLDNSREELLFLNLFSKVESSRWKRFEGKLKKLCTKEASISTPYIRVNTLYFSTNEISHSSKQFEKFWEKTNLLHRPDMKKAVDPVLNNFVHCVPEEREKLFPCSLYLVNGSFFYPSLYQKLLIEKDTTSGAQTSVSSQKNADNANTSTIYASSSFDDPSKQAPERVGRSRPCFNEAAADHISSSIHTWSSGTCGDRYADTSRATGHQDVVAGIAGSDDVGNITGRGCVVQAERSPNEAATSVHALHFGSEYAEDSFPLKSHDDRHMISTTNVEAPLLEEVEKHNLQKGLLIQPHCSNLILEVKEHGIHSPTVPRSMWHRNRHTSLSRTFIHSPKLGSMDLMANGASSGYKRPRTQVSYSVLSGDYEHASKPLNNHQKVYSHKKVKKLVVNASSEYCRSSQNFSDSLLCEANVLITHGDKCWREVGAKIQLDCDDQKNWRIRVQVSGDTKYVYKAYHVLQPGTTNRYTHAMMWKGGNEWTLEFTHRNQWYIFKQIYEACYNQNIRAASVKNIPIPGVRLLSDINDGFIEVPFARNSLKYFRYIGTEVDFALDPSHVLYDMDSEDEEWISSVRVSMDSADNKIPEVREDMFEKVMDRFEKLTYTQQCEELTNEDIEKYMADVGQTDSVEVIYDHWRQKRKKKGLPLIRQFQPPLWEQYQQQLKEWELNQSRMPIQSGGCYKKADIMRKPPMFAFCLRPRGLEVPYKDSKQRSHKKLMFNGHHNVLMREQDSFHNLGRKMDGFSLGEATGSSYESSDSYHGLQSRGTFSPKDTASTESLFAHDSSERFLDARYSRSNSKRIEAFLSPRYPQRTLFTYNQKSRNGVNKWNSEFCESSSVKQAPFNGFQRHHVDMDEFRLRDATSAAQHALNMAKLKREKAQWLLHKADLSLHRATVALMTAEAIKSFEEDIVGDG, encoded by the exons ATGGAAATTAGGGTCGAGAAGATTGAAGAATCTGATATACCTAAGAAGCCGAGATCTTTGGATCTCCAGAGTATTTATGTGAAAAGGCCAAGGAGTTCTGAGAGAAAATCGTCGGTCAAGAAGGAGGTTTCAGTGCGGGAAGTAGAAAATAAAGCCCCCCAAAAGAAGCTAGGCTCTCCATTTGAAGAGGATGGAGTTGTTCTTCCAAaatcaaggaaaaaaaacaaaaaagaggtATTTTTGAGCAGTCTTGTTCCTACTTCTAAGAGGCAGCCCAACAGTTCAAATGCCCCAAAATCAAATAAGGATCACATTTCCAGTGTTAACAGGAGCAATGACACTTCCAATAGAAGTGTTACTACAGATAATCTGCAAGGAACAAATGCAGATGCACAACATTTAGCTAATGATCTTTACTCGCAGCTCTCAGGGAAGACAGATGGTGCATATGTAACTGATGTCTCTAAAAACAAAGTTTTTATGAGTGATAGTTTCCTTGCCCCAAAGCGGCGTAGGGGCATTTCAAACTCAAGAAAATGTAAAGATCCTTTAAGCTTGGAAACTGAAATATCTAATCCTTGCCATGCAAAGACTAATACTGATGTTCAGGACAATGAATCAATTGACAAAGACGATTTGAATCAGAAGGCATTGAatgacaagaagaggaagaaaaagaagaaagtagAAGAGTGTGATATGAGTGGGTCCCATAAAGATGATTCTGCTCCATCCACCAGTGCTGAACATCTCAGTTTTATCAAGGATGAGAATAGAAAAGCTGGAAACAGAAAGGATCATGTGAAGATGTCTGAACAAATGAATCTTAGGAATCGGGCACGCTCTGCAGATAATAGTGTGAATTCAGTTCCTGTTTCTCAATATGATGAGGAAAACCTCGAAGAGAATGCTGCTAGAATGCTTTCTTCACGATTTGATCCAAATTGCACTGATTTCTGTGCAAAGAGATTGAAAGGTGCAGCTGATTCAGCGAACGACATATATTTTTCACAATCCAACACTGAGAGAATGAAGGGTTCACAAGGTAAAGTTTGTTCAGTTGGTTCAGCAGGTAGGACTCTACGCCCGAGGAGACACAACGGAAAAAGCTTTGCTCGGAAGCGCCGCCATTTTTATGAAGTCTTCTTGAGGGATATGGACCCTCATTGTTTGGTGAAGCAACGAATCAGAGTTTTCTGGCCTTTGGATCAGAATTGGTACTTTGGCCTGATTAAGGGTTATGATCCTGTAACTAGGTTGCATCATGTCAAGTATGATGATCGTGATGAGGAGTGGATTAACctccaaaaggaaagatttaaactaTTGCTTTTCCCCAGTGAAGTTTCTAGCAAGTTTAACTTTGGGAAACCAGGgttggaaaaggaaaacaaagaaGCTGAAGAGGTAGACACTGAGGAGAGCAGTTATTTAGGAAGCCTTGCAGAGTCAGAACCCATTATCTCCTGGTTGGCACGGACAACCCGCCGAGCTACATCTTGCCCTTCCAATACCACGAAGATACATCTTAGGGTTAGTCCGTTGAAAGATACCGGTCCTTCGTTGTTACTGGAACCCCCCAAAGGAAACATCCGTATGTCTCAATTGGATATGAGATCTAATAACTTATTACCAAATTGCAAAGAGTCAGATCAGTTGTATGATTGGAACATCAATGGTATCTCTGAGAGGAAGAGAAGTATTGACTCTGAAGAGAAGAAGTTACCTTATGTTTATTTTAGAAAACGGTTTCGAAacaaaaaggaagattttaaaacTAAACTGACACAACATGCTGTTGATTGTGATCAAGGTGGTTTAGCAAGCATTTCCTCCACTGTTAACAGTATGGCACCTGTATGGGAAGTAAAGGAAAAGTTGACCTTGGTGAACTTCCAACAAGTTATTTTTGAATTGAACCTACCACTTCAATGCACTCTGAACTTCACTTCTCAATGCCAAAGCTTTGGGCTCTTTCGGTCACTTTATATTGCAGATCATGGTGAACTGGTTTGTGGATGGCCTGATGTTCACATGGAAGTATTTTTTGTTGATGACATTCCTGGACTAAGGTTTATTCTGTTTGAGGGGTGTTTAAAGCGTTCAATCTCTCTTTTCTGTTTGATCATCAAGATACTGAATCAACATGTTGAAAAGTACAACTTCACTGACTCAGAAATTCCATGTTCATCAATTGTGCTATGCATTTCAAGATTGGACAATTCACGTGAGGAACtactttttttaaatttgttcTCCAAGGTGGAAAGTTCAAGATGGAAGCGCTTTGAGGGAAAGTTAAAAAAGCTTTGCACAAAGGAGGCATCGATCTCAACTCCATACATCCGTGTGAATACATTGTACTTTTCTACCAATGAAATATCACACAGCTCTAAGCAGTTTGAG AAATTCTGGGAAAAGACAAACCTTTTACATAGACCTGATATGAAGAAAGCAGTTGATCCAGTTTTGAATAATTTTGTTCATTGTGTGCCTGAAGAGCGTGAGAAGCTTTTTCCATGTTCCCTTTATCTTGTGAATGGATCATTCTTTTATCCAAGTCTGTATCAAAAGTTGTTGATTGAAAAAGATACAACTTCTGGAGCTCAGACTTCAGTTTCTTCACAAAAAAATGCAGATAATGCTAATACATCAACAATAtatgcttcttcttcttttgatgaccCTTCTAAGCAAGCTCCAGAAAGGGTTGGTAGGTCAAGGCCCTGTTTCAATGAGGCTGCAGCTGACCACATATCATCAAGCATACATACTTGGTCTTCTGGAACTTGTGGTGATAGATATGCTGACACTAGTAGAGCTACTGGGCATCAAGATGTTGTAGCTGGTATAGCTGGCAGTGATGATGTGGGGAATATTACTGGTCGTGGGTGTGTCGTGCAAGCTGAAAGATCTCCAAATGAGGCTGCAACATCAGTGCATGCCTTACATTTTGGTTCTGAGTATGCTGAAGATTCGTTTCCTCTGAAGTCTCATGATGACAGACATATGATCAGTACCACCAATGTTGAGGCTCCTCTTCTTGAGGAAGTCGAGAAGCATAATCTTCAAAAAGGATTGCTGATTCAACCGCATTGTTCCAATTTGATCCTTGAAGTGAAAGAACATGGAATCCACAGTCCAACTGTTCCACGAAGCATGTGGCATCGCAATCGCCATACTTCACTGTCACGGACATTTATTCACAGTCCGAAATTGGGTTCCATGGATCTTATGGCCAATGGCGCTTCTAGTGGCTACAAGAGGCCTCGAACCCAGGTCTCATATTCAGTGTTATCTGGAGATTATGAACATGCTTCAAAACCTCTAAACAACCATCAGAAGGTATATTCTCATAAAAAGGTTAAGAAACTTGTGGTAAATGCATCATCTGAGTATTGCAGAAGTTCACAGAATTTCTCGGATTCACTTCTCTGTGAAGCTAATGTCCTCATAACTCATGGTGATAAATGTTGGAGAGAAGTTGGAGCCAAAATTCAGCTTGACTGTGATGATCAGAAGAATTGGAGGATTCGTGTACAGGTTTCAGGTGATACAAAATATGTATACAAGGCATACCATGTTTTGCAGCCTGGGACCACAAATCGATACACTCATGCTATGATGTGGAAAGGAGGAAACGAATGGACATTAGAGTTCACTCACAGAAACCAGTGGTATATTTTTAAACAAATATATGAAGCATGCTACAACCAAAACATTAGGGCTGCGTCTGTGAAAAATATTCCAATTCCAGGTGTTAGGTTGCTCTCAGATATCAATGATGGTTTTATTGAGGTGCCTTTTGCTAGGAATTCTTTAAAGTACTTCCGATATATTGGAACTGAGGTTGATTTCGCCCTAGATCCATCTCATGTGTTGTATGACATGGATAGTGAGGACGAGGAATGGATATCCTCAGTGAGAGTTTCTATGGACTCCGCTGACAATAAAATCCCTGAGGTTAGAGAAGACATGTTTGAAAAGGTTATGGACAGGTTTGAGAAACTTACATACACTCAACAATGTGAGGAACTTACCAATGAAGACATAGAGAAATACATGGCTGATGTTGGACAGACAGACTCAGTTGAAGTTATTTACGATCATTGGAggcaaaagagaaagaagaaaggtTTGCCTCTTATTCGGCAATTTCAG CCACCTCTCTGGGAACAGTACCAGCAGCAACTGAAGGAGTGGGAATTAAACCAGAGCAGAATGCCTATCCAGTCTGGAGGTTGCTACAAGAAAGCAGATATAATGAGGAAACCACCTATGTTTGCCTTTTGTCTGAGACCAAGAGGCTTGGAAGTACCTTACAAAGATTCAAAGCAGAGATCTCATAAGAAGCTCATGTTCAATGGACACCATAATGTTTTAATGAGAGAGCAAGATAGCTTCCATAATCTGG GAAGAAAAATGGATGGTTTTTCACTTGGTGAGGCTACTGGTTCCAGCTATGAATCTTCCGATTCTTATCACGGGCTTCAGTCCCGAGGTACCTTTTCACCAAAGGATACTGCAAGCACTGAATCCTTGTTTGCTCATGATAGTTCAGAAAGGTTTCTAGATGCAAGATATTCCCGAAGCAATTCAAAGAGGATTGAAGCGTTCCTATCTCCTAGATATCCTCAAAGGACACTATTCACATATAATCAAAAATCTAGAAATGGAGTCAATAAATGGAATTCAGAATTTTGTGAAAGTTCCAGTGTCAAGCAAGCTCCATTCAATGGGTTTCAGAGACATCATGTTGATATGGATGAGTTCAGGTTGCGTGATGCAACAAGTGCTGCTCAGCATGCACTGAACATGGCTAAACTTAAGAGAGAGAAAGCACAATGGTTGCTACACAAGGCTGATCTTTCACTTCATCGAGCCACGGTTGCCCTCATGACGGCAGAGGCAATAAAATCATTCGAGGAAGACATTGTTGGTGATGGGTAA
- the LOC121997811 gene encoding plastidic ATP/ADP-transporter-like encodes MERVISAQGILSLPSTLQARTFHPLRRRFPFAAARFPSPVISAKVTNHPVHDFISKDRGVAGESQRSLLSTGLYGKHRKAPTFTASAAAGGIGFVEGEAEKPKLLGVEITTLKKIIPLGIMFFCILFNYTILRDTKDVLVVTAKGSSAEIIPFLKTWVNLPMAIGFMLLYTKLSNVLSKEALFYTVIFPFIAFFGAFGFLLYPLRDAIHPTALADKLLAALGPSFLGPVAILRIWSFCLFYVMAELWGSVVISVLFWGFANQITTVEEAKEFYPLFGLGANIALIFSGRTVKYFSNLRKNLGPGVDGWAISLKGMMSIVVLLGFVISAIYWGVNKFVVNDPSLPRSNRKKKVKKPKLGMNESLKVLLSSRYVRDLATLVVAYGISINLVEVTWKSKLKAQFPSPNEYSSFMGDFSTMTGIATFTMMLLGRWILRKFGWGVAAMITPTVLLLTGVGFFSLILFGEPLAPLLGSFGVTPLLAAVYVGALQNIFSKSAKYSLFDPCKEMAYIPLDEEMKVKGKAAIDVVCNPLGKSGGALIQQFMILTFGSLANSTPYLGGILLVIVIAWLGAARSLDSQFSPLAKEQLEKEKLPKQKSSVAAAASKEETQDLLAEVTLSTNGSAHESEAADKVSNESPL; translated from the exons ATGGAGAGGGTTATCTCAGCACAGGGCATCCTTTCCCTCCCTTCCACGCTGCAAGCTCGCACTTTCCATCCCCTCCGCCGCCGTTTTCCTTTCGCCGCCGCTCGGTTCCCCTCCCCGGTCATTTCCGCCAAGGTCACGAACCACCCCGTCCATGACTTCATCTCGAAGGACCGGGGTGTTGCTGGTGAGTCCCAAAGATCGCTCCTTTCCACTGGGCTTTATGGGAAACACAGGAAAGCTCCGACCTTTACCGCCTCCGCGGCGGCTGGAGGGATCGGTTTTGTGGAGGGCGAGGCGGAGAAGCCCAAGTTATTGGGGGTCGAGATTACGACACTCAAGAAGATAATTCCGCTGGGGATCATGTTCTTCTGTATTCTTTTCAATTATACCATTCTCAGAGATACCAAGGACGTGCTGGTGGTGACGGCCAAGGGGAGCAGCGCCGAGATTATACCTTTCTTGAAGACTTGGGTAAACTTGCCGATGGCGATTGGGTTCATGCTTTTGTACACCAAGCTGTCGAATGTTCTGTCCAAGGAGGCTCTCTTTTACACCGTGATTTTCCCTTTCATAGCCTTTTTTGGTGCCTTTGGCTTTTTGCTCTATCCCCTGCGAGATGCCATCCATCCTACGGCGCTTGCAGATAAGCTTCTAGCAGCGCTTGGTCCGAGCTTCCTTGGCCCGGTTGCGATTTTGAGGATTTGGAGCTTCTGCCTTTTCTATGTCATGGCAGAGCTTTGGGGAAGCGTGGTGATCTCGGTCCTCTTTTGGGGGTTTGCCAATCAG ATTACCACTGTTGAGGAAGCTAAAGAATTCTATCCATTGTTTGGACTTGGGGCTAATATTGCCCTCATCTTCTCGGGACGAACAGTAAAGTATTTCTCTAATCTACGTAAGAATCTGGGACCAGGGGTTGATGGCTGGGCAATTTCACTGAAAGGAATGATGAGCATCGTTGTGCTTCTTGGGTTTGTAATATCTGCAATCTATTGGGGTGTAAATAAATTTGTGGTGAACGACCCATCTCTTCCAAGATCAAACCGCAAGAAGAAG GTGAAGAAGCCAAAGCTAGGCATGAATGAGAGCCTCAAGGTTTTGCTGTCCTCCAGATATGTAAGGGATCTAGCCACGTTGGTGGTTGCTTATGGGATCAGCATCAACCTGGTGGAAGTCACATGGAAATCAAAGCTCAAGGCACAG TTTCCTAGTCCAAATGAATATTCATCTTTCATGGGTGATTTTTCAACCATGACCGGAATTGCGACTTTTACAATGATGTTGCTAGGAAGGTGGATTCTCAGAAAATTTGGCTGGGGAGTGGCAGCCATGATCACTCCTACAGTTTTGCTTCTAACGGGAGTTGGATTTTTCTCCCTAATCTTGTTCGGCGAGCCTTTGGCTCCCCTACTGGGAAGCTTTGGAGTGACTCCTCTGCTTGCTGCTGTTTATGTGGGTGCATTACAGAATATTTTCAGCAAGAGTGCAAAATACAGCTTGTTCGATCCTTGCAAGGAAATGGCTTACATTCCTTTGGACGAAGAGATGAAG GTTAAAGGGAAGGCTGCAATTGATGTGGTCTGCAATCCCTTAGGAAAGTCGGGAGGCGCCCTGATCCAGCAATTCATGATTCTGACATTTGGGTCTCTAGCTAACTCGACTCCGTACCTAGGGGGAATCCTTCTGGTGATTGTTATCGCATGGCTAGGTGCTGCGAGATCCCTGGACTCCCAATTCTCCCCCTTGGCCAAGGAGCAGCTGGAGAAGGAGAAGTTACCGAAACAAAAGTCTAGTGTTGCGGCGGCTGCATCGAAGGAAGAAACCCAGGATTTGCTCGCCGAGGTAACGCTTAGCACGAATGGATCTGCTCATGAATCTGAAGCAGCCGACAAAGTATCAAATGAGTCACCTCTCTGA
- the LOC121995246 gene encoding U1 small nuclear ribonucleoprotein 70 kDa-like: protein MTIDDEKSIYVGGLPYECTQEDLHRAFDLYGAIMDVKIVNDRQVGGKCYGFVTFRNPRSAVDAITDMNGRKIGGRVVRVNEVHTRGGRPNFHRENFHRDEEDYWDRDRERVREKERERDHLRDRDHYLDRNSERSQDNNREREPDFEHDRDFIQAREHPVEQVRDLEDEDHDRQGDHDKDWERDHDMDWSHDRELDKPKDRDGSKSMDKEQQSRQRHG, encoded by the exons ATGACCATCGACGACGAGAAGTCGATATACGTTGGGGGGCTCCCTTACGAGTGTACCCAGGAGGACCTCCATCGTGCCTTCGACCTTTACGGCGCCATCATGGATGTCAAA ATAGTCAATGATCGACAAGTTGGTGGAAAATGTTATGGGTTTGTTACATTTAGAAACCCTAGGTCAGCTGTTGATGCTATTACGGACATGAATGGCAGG AAAATTGGAGGAAGAGTTGTAAGAGTAAATGAGGTTCACACAAGAGGTGGAAGGCCAAATTTTCATCGGGAAAATTTTCACCGGGATGAAGAGGATTATTGGGATAGAGACAGGGAAAGGGTaagggaaaaggaaagagaaagggATCATTTACGTGACAGAGATCATTaccttgatagaaattctgagcgGTCTCAAGATAATAACAGAGAAAGAGAACCGGATTTTGAGCATGACCGTGACTTCATTCAAGCAAGAGAGCATCCTGTTGAGCAAGTGCGAGATCTAGAGGATGAGGATCATGATCGTCAAGGAGACCATGATAAAGACTGGGAAAGGGATCATGATATGGATTGGAGCCATGATAGAGAATTAGACAAACCTAAAGATCGTGATGGAAGCAAGTCAATGGATAAGGAGCAACAATCAAGACAACGACATGGGTAA
- the LOC121997810 gene encoding leucine-rich repeat extensin-like protein 3 — protein MKKRSTRSSEKCCFVFLLLIYSAAAAEAEIGGHGLKDAEVGLIRRRQLLYYLDQYGDRGESVSVDPSFHFDNPRLRDAYVALQAWKQAILSDPHNFTGNWVGPEVCTYTGVFCAPLPCNTSLNVVAGIDLNHADIAGYLPEELGLLTDLALFHINSNRFCGTVPHRFRQLTRLFEIDLSNNRFAGKFPRVLLDLPALKFLDIRFNEFEGGVPRELFDKPLDAIFINHNRFVFDIPDNIGNSPVSVVVLAGNRFGGCLPASLGNMSNTLNEIILMDNGLRSCLPPEIGLLRKLTVFDVSFNQLLGPLPQQISGMNSLEQLDVAHNLLSGSIPKSICELPHLQNFTYSYNFFTGEPPSCLKVQSFDDRRNCLPARPWQRSEKQCRSFLSHPVDCSTFRCKPFVPELPPPPPPSPPPPSPPPPSPPPPSPPPPSPPPPSPPPPSPPPPSPPPPSPPPPSPPPPSPPPPPPPPPPPPPPPPPPPPPPPPPPSPPPPPPNSPPPPPLHYYSPPPPYLSPPLLPPNSPPPPELPPLPVYHYGSPPPPPTPHYETPLPPVVGVNYASPPPPPLY, from the coding sequence atgaagaagagaagcacaagaTCGTCGGAGAAGTGTTGCTTCGTCTTCCTGCTCTTGATCTATtctgcggcggcggcggaggctgAGATTGGTGGGCATGGCCTCAAGGACGCTGAGGTCGGACTCATACGTCGGCGGCAGCTTCTGTACTACCTCGACCAGTACGGCGACCGCGGCGAGAGCGTGAGCGTCGACCCCTCCTTCCACTTCGACAACCCCCGCCTCCGCGACGCCTATGTCGCGCTTCAGGCGTGGAAGCAGGCCATCCTCTCCGATCCCCATAACTTCACCGGCAACTGGGTCGGGCCCGAGGTCTGCACCTACACCGGCGTTTTCTGCGCGCCGCTTCCCTGCAACACTTCTCTCAATGTCGTCGCCGGCATCGATCTAAACCATGCCGATATTGCCGGGTATCTTCCCGAGGAGCTCGGCCTTCTTACGGATCTCGCCCTGTTCCACATCAACTCCAACCGCTTCTGCGGCACCGTCCCGCACAGGTTCCGCCAGCTGACTCGCCTCTTTGAGATCGATCTGAGCAACAACCGCTTCGCCGGTAAGTTCCCCAGGGTGCTCCTCGACCTCCCCGCGCTTAAGTTTCTCGACATCAGATTCAACGAGTTCGAGGGCGGCGTGCCCCGCGAGCTCTTCGACAAACCGCTCGATGCCATCTTCATCAACCACAACAGGTTTGTGTTCGACATTCCGGACAATATCGGCAATTCGCCGGTGTCCGTCGTCGTTCTGGCGGGCAACAGGTTCGGAGGATGTCTCCCAGCTAGCCTTGGCAATATGTCAAACACCTTGAACGAGATCATCCTGATGGACAATGGGCTCCGGTCCTGCCTCCCGCCCGAGATTGGCCTGCTCAGGAAGCTGACGGTGTTCGACGTCAGCTTCaaccagctgttgggacctctgCCGCAGCAGATCAGCGGAATGAATAGCCTCGAGCAGCTCGACGTCGCGCACAATCTGCTGTCGGGAAGCATCCCGAAGTCCATCTGCGAGCTTCCACACCTGCAAAATttcacttactcgtacaatttcTTCACCGGTGAGCCACCATCGTGCTTGAAGGTGCAGTCGTTCGATGATAGGAGGAATTGTCTGCCGGCGAGGCCGTGGCAGCGGTCGGAGAAGCAGTGCAGATCGTTCTTGTCGCACCCTGTGGATTGTAGTACGTTCCGTTGTAAGCCATTCGTGCCGGAGCTTCCTCCACCACCTCCTCCATCCCCGCCTCCGCCATCCCCGCCTCCGCCATCTCCGCCGCCACCATCTCCACCTCCACCGTCTCCAccgcctccttctcctcctccgccgTCTCCACCGCCTCCTTCCCCTCCGCCTCCATCTCCACCCCCTCCGTCACCCCCGCCcccgtccccccccccccccccccccccccccccccccccccccccccccccccccccaccccccccACCGCCCCCCCCGCCCCCTTCCCCCCCCCCTCCACCTCCCAACTCTCCGCCTCCACCTCCCCTGCATTACTACTCTCCTCCTCCCCCTTATTTATCTCCGCCGCTACTTCCACCTAACTCTCCTCCGCCACCCGAGTTACCTCCACTGCCGGTTTACCACTACGGATCGCCGCCGCCTCCTCCAACACCTCATTACGAAACCCCACTGCCACCAGTTGTTGGAGTCAACTACgcttcaccccctccccctcccctCTATTAA